Proteins from one Penicillium digitatum chromosome 2, complete sequence genomic window:
- a CDS encoding plasma membrane iron permease: protein MASGFSAIPRKEGTWTKLVIFVALYLLLLESILECVIVFYLYGNSQVDSKMTPSVVLALVASFLSLPLVGLQSLVAWQYNNIGGFGTQKTILHNICTYVLRLDLMLWLATSVAGLVVAAQQVYCLPEGTDADIWRVGTSCAFHRASVIVAVISMVTVCSMYCARELCDRPYDVSLLGIYRRQTVLKNGSIVSGNSWDSEETLKNEILYLCRQHDGNGAGEFWSVDPIANKVNCHPSIRHPAPVRLRPQLRVNTDPGSTYGEIMSGTTISPDTAHRISPGSQSLASEFYPLSSTSTVMSPQTANELRALLSNAPAPKVPAIPQESTSHKRAKSSLSSLRRLLPKSFPLSLPLSSDPQIQALADSNTASDVEKQIVTPNSMSTGISQSTTFQLIANGNTPNASSASLPQSPVNTEPKPKPAHPEGHTRTMTMNSADAPEVVPTAPTSPPKVCRSQTTYTMPAERSIHHPHHPNFVPRPPPPPQPRAYSQSHRQTSRPRMHQNPMRKNTEPRQNVIHHPVRSSSYHFDSNHVPRHSHSQYSLHSNAHRRNSQYGHRSSRWANQRRYSSVRSMPAPIPRRNDVEVIYPSTRRPRSGTPASASGPLSCILEASDLYTVDDFRPISAAYSELPSNSIDQTKYRGVNRTSLSIH from the exons ATGGCTTCTGGATTTTCAGCTATTCCACGAAAGGAGGGTACATGGACGAAGCTTGTGATATTTGTTGCGCTATACTTGCTACTCCTCGAGTCTATCTTGGAATGTGTGATCGTGTTCTACCTTTACGGCAATAGCCAGGTTGATTCAAAGATGACTCCAAGTGTTGTACTTGCACTTGTTGCA TCTTTCCTCTCGCTGCCACTTGTCGGCCTCCAAAGCCTGGTCGCTTGGCAGTACAACAATATCGGTGGATTTGGAACCCAGAAAACCATTCTGCATAACATCTGCACGTATGTCCTGCGCTTGGATCTCATGCTTTGGCTAGCTACAAGTGTAGCCGGTCTAGTGGTTGCTGCACAGCAGGTTTATTGTCTCCCAGAAGGGACAGATGCAGATATCTGGAGAGTTGGTACAAGCTGTGCCTTCCACCGAGCGTCTGTGATCGTGGCAGTTATCTCAAT GGTTACCGTGTGCTCTATGTACTGTGCAAGGGAGCTTTGCGATAGACCATATGATGTATCCCTTCTCGGTATCTACAGGCGCCAAACAGTCCTCAAAAATGGCAGCATCGTTTCAGGTAATAGCTGGGATAGCGAGGAAACACTTAAGAACGAGATTCTCTATCTTTGCCGCCAACACGATGGAAATGGAGCCGGCGAGTTCTGGTCTGTGGACCCAATTGCCAACAAAGTCAACTGTCATCCCAGCATCCGCCATCCTGCCCCTGTCCGTCTACGACCTCAACTCCGAGTTAACACTGATCCTGGTTCGACTTACGGAGAGATTATGTCTGGAACGACGATTTCGCCAGATACTGCACATCGTATCTCACCTGGATCACAAAGCCTGGCTAGCGAATTCTATCCTCTCTCGAGCACATCTACTGTCATGAGTCCACAAACAGCCAACGAGTTACGTGCTCTTCTCTCTAATGCGCCTGCTCCAAAAGTCCCGGCCATCCCTCAGGAGTCCACCAGCCACAAGAGAGCAAAGTCATCACTCTCTTCTCTTAGACGACTTCTTCCAAAGTCTTTTCCATTGTCACTTCCACTGTCATCGGATCCTCAAATTCAGGCCCTCGCGGACTCCAACACCGCATCTGATGTCGAAAAGCAGATCGTGACACCAAACAGCATGTCCACGGGAATCTCGCAATCCACAACTTTCCAACTCATCGCAAACGGCAACACCCCAAACGCCTCTTCAGCATCTCTCCCCCAAAGCCCTGTCAACACCGAACCCAAACCCAAACCAGCACACCCCGAAGGTCACACCCGAACAATGACTATGAACTCCGCCGACGCGCCAGAAGTAGTCCCGACAGCTCCAACCTCCCCACCAAAAGTGTGCCGCTCCCAAACCACCTACACCATGCCTGCAGAACGCTCAATCCACCACCCACACCATCCAAACTTTGTTCCACGCCCTCCCCCGCCACCACAACCACGAGCATACTCCCAGTCCCACCGCCAAACATCCCGTCCAAGAATGCACCAGAACCCAATGCGAAAGAACACGGAACCCAGACAGAACGTCATCCACCACCCAGTCCGCAGCTCCTCCTATCACTTTGATTCAAATCACGTCCCGCGTCACTCGCACAGCCAGTACAGCCTACACTCAAACGCCCACCGTAGGAACAGCCAGTATGGACACCGATCATCCCGCTGGGCAAATCAGCGCCGTTACAGCTCAGTACGATCCATGCCAGCGCCGATTCCCCGTCGCAACGATGTCGAAGTAATCTACCCTAGCACGCGTCGTCCACGCAGCGGCACTCCTGCCAGCGCGAGTGGTCCGCTTAGCTGCATCTTGGAGGCGAGTGACCTGTATACGGTGGATGATTTCAGGCCCATCTCGGCTGCTTACTCGGAGTTGCCATCGAATTCTATTGATCAAACAAAATATCGTGGTGTGAATCGGACGAGTTTGAGCATTCATTGA
- a CDS encoding Spindle pole body associated protein SnaD, putative, whose protein sequence is MADAGYSSPFPTSHDTIGQSTLVTPLFMPSSPPQQPSSPLGSPTTAQTPATDQTPATERVTAQSSKQGHSHTIDDECHSDNGMQHVTRPPSPGSPTGSDLDARLVDYTLDFSNFPSGHFALDEQEQTLPPFNQDVDKLSDVGGPEDFTANMEKYLMGDLEDGANHVDEAEEDYGSVRRSSQKSRQTVIEEETDSGEYSEFGPPVDMSTPSRLLHRTSAFPKDSTHLEGIEEYPDDNEAQNSASPSIRKLSDASSRAPEVQNENLYQLIAQLQQALKERDDQLQKNRNHMLEAVSASEHIRHLQTELQRKNALLDEANAKVSDEALLREQVQSLKKKIEEQEKLLRHSSINTADLSPLLNQISEMQQQLQGRDVQTPMDKERLETIAHLRQQLNLSQEQVRKRDETLDETITKHKEVIRVKDALIQEKNSEIDQLQAQIDDYGLENEKLESELERAQNDHQVLEERFMDLEIRNRPLEEKNITLEANLSRVQSHMEAQESALKAAAADLPISGHSTYSEILDLIKDLGPGDPASPLHSPLKDKFVDSQGVQQPQQPQQSQQPGVPTIASLRQELQELSAAHKAADTEAQTLIKTIETEKAQLSSRVDELTAALNKSQHDLIQSQEGYAESLETIARLQEEKIAEPPSPPPSPPTARGALNPEPRGPDTAALEVNHQSQLRSLQTAHSTAVSTLRASHAESMRKIRHLLTAAEQRETDLRSELATLRTSSATSEDHLRKSFKIELRRLEDVIAAKDEIAAEVDQRIALSVDKREREWERRIDLLLKERDRMAKALMMSWGEMELGRGPGSLAEGNGKESRRRDRARDSDAKSGQAYRYKYAQKQKSKSMEARA, encoded by the coding sequence ATGGCCGATGCAGGCTATAGCTCTCCATTTCCAACCTCACATGATACTATTGGGCAGTCAACACTAGTGACGCCTCTCTTCATGCCATCCTCTCCTCCGCAACAACCTTCCAGCCCATTGGGATCTCCGACAACCGCCCAAACTCCTGCAACTGACCAGACTCCCGCAACCGAGCGCGTCACAGCGCAATCTAGCAAACAAGGTCATAGCCACACTATTGACGATGAATGCCATTCGGATAATGGAATGCAACATGTCACTCGACCACCTTCTCCTGGGAGTCCAACAGGCTCAGATCTCGATGCGCGACTTGTCGATTACACCTTGGATTTCAGCAACTTCCCGAGCGGCCATTTCGCTTTGGATGAGCAGGAGCAAACTCTTCCTCCTTTCAATCAAGATGTAGATAAACTATCCGACGTTGGAGGCCCGGAAGATTTCACAGCGAACATGGAGAAATACCTGATGGGCGATCTGGAAGATGGAGCGAACCATGTGGATGAAGCTGAAGAAGACTACGGATCAGTACGACGATCTTCCCAGAAGTCGAGGCAAACCGTGATCGAAGAAGAAACCGACTCTGGTGAATATAGTGAATTCGGACCGCCAGTAGATATGTCGACCCCTTCACGCCTGTTGCACCGGACTAGCGCTTTCCCTAAAGATTCGACTCATCTAGAAGGTATTGAAGAATACCCCGATGACAATGAGGCCCAAAATTCCGCATCCCCTTCCATCCGAAAGTTGTCGGACGCCTCCAGTCGTGCACCAGAGGTGCAGAATGAGAATCTTTACCAGCTGATAGCACAACTGCAGCAAGCTTTGAAGGAACGCGATGACCAATTGCAGAAGAACCGCAACCATATGCTCGAAGCTGTTTCTGCTAGTGAGCATATCCGTCATCTCCAGACAGAATTGCAGCGGAAAAATGCTCTCCTAGATGAGGCGAATGCCAAAGTTAGCGACGAGGCACTGCTGCGTGAGCAAGTTCAGTCactgaaaaagaaaatcgaaGAGCAGGAAAAGCTATTGCGCCATTCAAGCATAAACACAGCTGATCTCAGTCCTCTTTTGAACCAGATCAGTGAGATGCAACAGCAGCTCCAAGGTAGAGATGTGCAGACTCCGATGGACAAAGAGAGGTTGGAGACAATCGCTCACCTGCGCCAGCAGCTCAATCTTTCCCAGGAGCAGGTGCGAAAGCGCGATGAAACTCTAGATGAGACAATCACCAAGCATAAGGAAGTCATACGGGTCAAGGATGCATTAATACAGGAGAAAAACTCGGAAATTGATCAACTCCAGGCACAGATCGACGACTACGGGCTGGAGAATGAGAAGCTTGAGTCGGAATTAGAGCGTGCGCAAAATGATCATCAGGTCCTTGAGGAACGCTTCATGGACTTGGAAATTAGAAATCGCCCTCTGGAGGAGAAGAACATCACACTGGAAGCAAATCTTAGTCGTGTTCAATCCCACATGGAAGCCCAGGAGAGTGCTCTcaaagctgctgctgcagaTCTGCCTATCAGCGGCCATAGCACCTACAGCGAGATTCTCGATTTGATCAAAGATCTGGGCCCAGGGGATCCCGCATCCCCACTCCACTCGCCATTGAAGGACAAGTTCGTGGATAGCCAAGGTGTGCAGCAACCGCAGCAACCGCAACAATCGCAACAACCAGGCGTGCCAACCATTGCAAGCCTTCGGCAAGAACTCCAGGAACTATCTGCCGCACATAAAGCCGCAGATACCGAAGCCCAGACCCTTATCAAAACCATCGAAACAGAGAAAGCGCAACTTTCCAGCCGGGTGGATGAGCTCACGGCAGCCCTAAACAAGTCCCAACATGACCTAATACAATCGCAAGAAGGGTATGCCGAGTCCCTCGAGACCATTGCCCGCTTGCAAGAAGAAAAGATCGCCGAACCTCCCAGCCCACCCCCCTCACCCCCCACAGCGCGCGGAGCTCTCAACCCAGAGCCAAGAGGACCGGACACAGCAGCCCTGGAAGTGAACCACCAAAGCCAACTCCGCAGCCTGCAAACCGCACACTCGACGGCAGTCTCAACGCTGCGCGCCTCGCACGCCGAGTCAATGCGTAAAATCCGCCACCTCCTCACAGCCGCCGAGCAACGCGAAACAGATCTGCGTTCGGAGCTTGCAACTCTCCGCACCTCATCAGCGACCTCTGAAGACCACCTACGCAAGAGTTTCAAAATCGAACTTAGACGCCTGGAAGACGTCATCGCTGCAAAGGATGAAATTGCGGCCGAGGTCGACCAACGCATCGCTTTGTCGGTGGACAAGCGCGAGCGCGAATGGGAGCGGCGCATCGACCTGCTCCTCAAAGAGCGTGATCGTATGGCCAAGGCTTTGATGATGAGCTGGGGGGAGATGGAGCTTGGTCGTGGGCCGGGGTCTTTGGCCGAGGGTAATGGCAAAGAGAGCCGCCGTCGTGATCGAGCCCGTGATTCAGATGCTAAGAGTGGGCAGGCTTATCGCTACAAGTACGCTCAGAAGCAGAAGTCCAAGAGCATGGAAGCTAGGGCTTAG
- a CDS encoding Class III chitinase, putative — protein sequence MPPIQGGVGERPRVILYHQTLIPGGGQYVSMLPLLENNTGITHVILAAFHLNDAPGDITLNDDPPDNAKFDPLWAEVPVVQRQGVKVMGLLGGAAPGSFTRLDGSRVDFEQFYNPFLTIIRRHGLDGIDLDVEETMSLQGIIRLIDRLKADLGDAFIITLAPVAAALLGIGNLSGFDYRELEQARASKISWYNAQFYNGWGPAEDPRMYAAMVSQGWSPRRIVYGLLTNPGNGSQGYVSQEKIGPVLAMLIEQFPNFGGVMGWEYYNALPGGTAKPWQWAAQMTLSMGMKDVVVAARQFMSAGSMASSLNNLFQDMLNQGRR from the coding sequence ATGCCACCTATCCAAGGTGGAGTCGGTGAACGCCCGCGGGTGATCTTGTACCACCAAACGCTCATCCCAGGCGGGGGCCAGTATGTCTCCATGCTCCCGCTCCTCGAAAACAACACCGGGATCACACATGTTATTCTTGCGGCTTTTCACCTGAATGATGCACCGGGAGATATCACTCTCAACGATGACCCACCAGACAACGCCAAATTCGACCCCCTATGGGCCGAAGTGCCGGTCGTGCAGCGGCAAGGCGTGAAAGTCATGGGTTTGCTAGGCGGGGCCGCCCCAGGTTCCTTCACACGGCTTGACGGGAGCCGGGTGGACTTCGAACAGTTTTATAATCCTTTCCTGACTATCATCCGCCGCCATGGCCTTGATGGAATCGATCTCGATGTAGAAGAGACCATGTCTTTGCAAGGCATCATCCGACTCATCGACCGACTCAAGGCTGACCTGGGCGACGCGTTTATCATTACCCTAGCTCCTGTGGCAGCTGCACTACTTGGGATTGGGAACCTATCAGGCTTTGACTACCGTGAACTCGAGCAGGCTCGTGCTTCTAAGATCAGCTGGTACAATGCCCAGTTCTACAATGGATGGGGTCCTGCCGAGGATCCACGGATGTATGCTGCTATGGTCTCCCAGGGGTGGTCTCCACGACGAATTGTGTATGGCCTGTTGACAAACCCGGGTAATGGATCACAGGGTTATGTGTCCCAGGAGAAGATTGGTCCTGTTTTGGCAATGTTGATCGAGCAGTTTCCCAACTTTGGTGGCGTTATGGGTTGGGAGTATTACAATGCTCTACCTGGGGGCACGGCGAAACCGTGGCAGTGGGCTGCTCAGATGACTTTGAGCATGGGAATGAAAGATGTTGTCGTGGCAGCTCGCCAGTTCATGTCGGCAGGGTCGATGGCGAGCAGTCTCAATAATTTGTTCCAAGATATGCTGAATCAGGGACGCCGATGA
- a CDS encoding reverse transcriptase yields MDDDIRIIKQRTYYTQQLYKVLWLGIPYGYRIFRSLSPWVTSGRRLTTPLAPMQGTQQDVPQGPSSNITLSRAELHEILDDALTRARTREVDNVRAIVDEVITARRDDIRGPPGRDGQDAPHSTAHWKTDDVGYFTPDPTSDVHVRTLRGTMCYTNVYAFINLLKALIPLKSEEVVRANLPSCLREAAARWYSAELSDEERQDLSVRSLELGWFATLERRFKPRATEAIVKVMAPSSVYSWRDVRAGRSVTEWAQNMLRDAQAAEITGTTTVLRLVWTRLEPALQRDIREPSPATTISQFMADLDLRYGQWYEMSQRAGPMQRQTQPQSVRYQGQQHQPQYNPRNAGYAYGRGQQANQLPFRPRDTQTDNRQLMWNSIPNVQRQSQQQFPRNAYQPPSNVPQIQAQRTSYVPPQQQQPQGAYQPRQQQPQGQTNQAGQLLLSDKPWNQAGYSNTGYVARQPRARPAAAYQAEPQEVAPPDESLPAFYDGQHFYDPHNDAYYVDEEYNSHAEYPEEDPQAYWQAPPFQDNEDDHDQPCYSVTEDLTPTATCLHCSAAFLSNNKLHAHLKDCASRHTAAAVDDTTVAYYISQQEGTETDALPPDLPIIRSDRARATQPGKAYKSWRYASTVVGLIDQHKLLVACLDTGCVMTIIDADLAKSLGIPLQKCIPVPVAGIGSRHLSSAFVSFDAFFRGADNAACIRIEAHLVENLKAKLLIGMDVIGHEGFRLDFDAKTVKIPSCMGLEIPISTHAKPHHAAQRAVYAAEHVLIPPRSIVVIAKLHFTHLVEANFAWVQAVNDTPDPISLRRRDRIGTLYEADMPMACAVEPIVAELGRSTTETDFDTNANPPNEGLRHAQDDGIQLNNGITLWAGFTAFPSSTTDGTFDVIRCLGQSAYCG; encoded by the exons atggatgatgacatacgtattattaagcagcgtacttattatacgcaacaactctata AGGTCCTCTGGTTAGGCATACCATACGGTTACCGAATTTTCCGGTCGCTAAGCCCCTGGGTTACCAGCGGTAGAAGG CTCACTACCCCACTAGCCCCAATGCAGGGCACACAGCAGGACGTCCCGCAGGGACCTTCGTCCAATATCACCCTGTCGAGGGCTGAACTGCATGAAATCCTTGATGACGCGCTTACTCGAGCTCGTACACGCGAGGTCGACAACGTTCGAGCAATAGTTGACGAAGTCATCACGGCGCGTCGTGACGATATCCGCGGGCCACCGGGTCGAGACGGACAGGATGCACCACATAGCACCGCGCACTGGAAGACGGACGACGTAGGTTACTTCACACCTGACCCTACGTCAGACGTACATGTACGCACTCTTCGGGGAACCATGTGCTACACGAATGTTTATGCCTTCATCAACCTGCTAaaggcattgatcccgttgaAATCTGAGGAAGTGGTCCGAGCGAACCTACCATCGTGCCTGCGGGAGGCAGCAGCTCGATGGTACAGCGCGGAGCTGTCAGACGAAGAGAGGCAGGATTTAAGTGTCCGCTCTCTGGAGTTGGGCTGGTTCGCCACCCTTGAAAGACGGTTCAAGCCGCGCGCCACAGAGGCGATCGTCAAAGTGATGGCACCGTCATCAGTCTACTCCTGGCGGGACGTACGCGCAGGGCGCAGTGTTACAGAATGGGCCCAAAACATGTTACGAGACGCCCAAGCAGCCGAGATAACAGGTACTACAACAGTGCTCCGCCTAGTGTGGACACGTCTTGAACCAGCACTTCAGCGTGACATACGGGAACCAAGCCCAGCTACCACGATCTCGCAGTTCATGGCAGACTTAGATTTGCGTTATGGACAGTGGTATGAGATGTCGCAACGCGCTGGACCGATGCAGCGTCAGACGCAGCCCCAATCAGTTCGTTATCAAGGTCAGCAACACCAGCCCCAGTATAATCCTCGAAATGCAGGTTACGCCTACGGTCGTGGACAACAAGCAAACCAGCTACCCTTCCGTCCACGGGACACACAAACTGACAATCGCCAGCTTATGTGGAATTCGATTCCTAACGTACAACGTCAATCACAGCAGCAGTTCCCTAGGAATGCTTACCAGCCACCGTCAAATGTTCCTCAAATCCAGGCTCAGCGTACGTCTTACGTACCGCCTcagcaacaacaaccacAAGGAGCCTACCAGCCGCGTCAGCAGCAGCCGCAGGGCCAGACCAACCAAGCCGGCCAGCTCTTGCTCTCTGACAAGCCGTGGAATCAAGCCGGTTACTCCAACACAGGCTACGTAGCGCGGCAGCCACGCGCTCGGCCAGCTGCAGCATACCAAGCGGAGCCACAGGAAGTTGCTCCTCCCGACGAGAGCTTGCCAGCGTTTTACGACGGCCAGCACTTCTATGACCCCCACAATGACGCGTATTATGTAGATGAGGAATACAACAGCCATGCGGAGTACCCTGAGGAGGATCCTCAAGCGTACTGGCAGGCCCCTCCTTTTCAGGACAACGAGGACGACCATGACCAACCATGTTACTCCGTGACAGAGGATCTCACACCTACCGCCACCTGCCTACACTGCTCTGCCGCCTTTTTATCCAATAACAAACTCCACGCGCACCTAAAGGACTGCGCTTCGAGACACACAGCAGCCGCAGTCGATGACACCACCGTTGCGTACTACATATCCCAGCAGGAGGGTACTGAGACGGATGCCCTACCCCCGGACTTGCCAATAATCAGATCAGACCGGGCACGAGCTACTCAGCCGGGTAAGGCTTACAAGTCCTGGCGATATGCGTCGACCGTCGTCGGATTGATAGACCAACACAAGCTGCTTGTCGCATGCCTCGATACCGGATGCGTCATGACCATTATTGACGCAGACCTTGCAAAGTCCCTAGGAATCCCGTTGCAGAAGTGTATACCAGTGCCCGTCGCcgggatcggatcccgcCATTTATCGTCCGCATTTGTCTCGTTCGATGCTTTCTTCCGCGGCGCGGATAACGCAGCTTGTATCCGCATCGAGGCTCATTTGGTCGAAAACCTAAAAGCGAAGCTCTTGATCGGGATGGACGTCATAGGTCATGAAGGCTTCCGGTTGGACTTTGACGCGAAGACAGTCAAGATCCCGTCATGTATGGGTCTGGAGATTCCGATTTCCACACACGCTAAGCCCCACCACGCGGCCCAGCGGGCAGTCTACGCAGCTGAACACGTCCTCATTCCCCCGCGCTCTATT GTCGTCATCGCCAAGCTGCATTTTACTCATTTGGTCGAGGCAAACTTTGCCTGGGTCCAAGCTGTCAACGATACTCCCGACCCGATCTCCCTTCGCCGGCGGGATCGCATTGGCACCCTATATGAGGCAGATATGCCTATGGCTTGCGCAGTGGAACCAATAGTTGCGGAGCTCGGCCGTTCTACCACCGAAACGGATTTCGATACTAACGCTAACCCGCCTAATGAAGGCCTACGTCATGCGCAAGACGACGGTATTCAGCTAAATAACGGAATCACGTTATGGGCCGGTTTTACAGCCTTCCCAAGCTCAACAACTGACGGAACTTTTGATGTCATACGATGTCTGGGGCAATCGGCCTACTGTGGTTGA
- a CDS encoding reverse transcriptase, protein MSDLALPGAASTWDVPDEAYAFLTSYVQLSDDFKQRVRTAYKEDPKWSLVLNELQRVTQDPDPIKPRLPYETDDGLLYSTQADGDRWLCIPEAIKDDIFEMAHGDGHLGFHRAWQKMRGFVIHKGAKKLRVYIDQCDECKKNAVHRHKPYGSLQPILAPPIPFHTLTIDFVTGLPRTKKGFDATWSGEEWAIAVLRDLQKGDWGIPVVWISDRDKRFVQGFWKGIFTALRTKLLYTAAYNPQADGQSERSNQTGEIWLRHWQNIHQEADWDEGLAPMQASLNASVNVSTGDSPHKLMFGVDLRMPWNLLRQAFVGSPQASRQDADECAKYAAMVMKKQYDSRHKPIFFQKNDFVYLRLAQGTEPGYVWPSRNITRKLTQRHIKCRVIERVGRLAYRLQMPPELAGAHPVVSLQHLERAPQEGDLSSAEPPSTFDPRFPEDTDRADVDAVLDMRHRGRGRGRRKQYLVRWSGVGNEHLEWLDEDNLVGAEEKVLEYLQDVLRHTQESTD, encoded by the exons ATGTCTGACCTGGCGTTGCCTGGCGCGGCATCCACATGGGACGTTCCTGATGAGGCCTACGCCTTCCTCACGTCCTACGTACAGCTCTCCGATGATTTCAAGCAACGTGTGCGAACAGCTTACAAGGAAGACCCTAAATGGAGCCTTGTCCTCAACGAGCTCCAAAGGGTGACACAGGACCCCGACCCTATCAAGCCACGTCTACCCTACGAAACCGACGACGGCTTGCTGTATTCAACGCAGGCCGACGGCGACCGGTGGCTGTGTATTCCTGAGGCGATCAAAGATGATATCTTCGAAATGGCACACGGTGACGGACACCTCGGTTTCCATCGCGCCTGGCAGAAGATGCGAGGCTTTGTCATACACAAGGGAGCAAAAAAGCTCCGGGTGTATATCGACCAGTGTGACGAGTGCAAAAAAAACGCAGTACATCGTCACAAACCATACGGATCACTTCAGCCGATTCTCGCGCCACCGATCCCGTTTCATACGCTGACAATTGACTTTGTTACTGGCCTGCCACGCACGAAGAAGGGTTTCGATGCG ACCTGGAGCGGTGAAGAATGGGCTATCGCGGTCCTCCGTGACCTCCAGAAGGGCGACTGGGGGATCCCCGTGGTGTGGATCTCCGACCGGGACAAGCGCTTTGTTCAAGGCTTCTGGAAGGGTATATTTACTGCCCTACGCACTAAGCTCCTATATACGGCGGCGTATAACCCACAGGCGGACGGCCAATCGGAACGTTCGAACCAAACAGGCGAAATCTGGCTACGCCACTGGCAGAATATCCACCAAGAAGCGGATTGGGACGAAGGTCTCGCGCCAATGCAAGCCTCACTGAATGCCTCAGTCAATGTATCCACTGGCGACTCACCACATAAACTTATGTTCGGTGTCGATCTACGTATGCCATGGAATCTCCTCCGTCAGGCTTTCGTCGGATCTCCCCAAGCGAGCCGACAGGACGCTGACGAATGTGCCAAGTACGCGGCTATGGTGATGAAGAAGCAATACGATAGCCGTCACAAGCCTATCTTTTTCCAGAAGAATGACTTCGTATACTTACGTCTTGCGCAAGGGACTGAGCCAGGTTATGTATGGCCATCGCGCAACATCACAAGGAAACTTACCCAGCGACATATCAAGTGCCGTGTCATTGAACGCGTCGGACGCCTGGCATATCGCTTGCAGATGCCGCCAGAGCTTGCTGGAGCTCACCCAGTGGTATCATTACAACACCTAGAACGTGCCCCTCAAGAAGGCGATCTCTCTTCAGCTGAACCTCCCTCCACGTTCGACCCACGCTTTCCAGAAGACACAGATCGTGCAGACGTAGACGCGGTCCTGGATATGCGACACAGAGGCCGCGGACGGGGTCGACGAAAGCAGTACCTAGTCCGGTGGTCCGGAGTGGGGAATGAACACCTGGAGTGGCTGGATGAGGATAACCTGGTGGGAGCAGAAGAAAAGGTCCTAGAATACCTCCAAGACGTCCTGCGTCATACGCAGGAGTCCACAGATTAA